A window of Magnolia sinica isolate HGM2019 unplaced genomic scaffold, MsV1 ctg33, whole genome shotgun sequence contains these coding sequences:
- the LOC131236230 gene encoding probable leucine-rich repeat receptor-like protein kinase At1g35710, producing MAIHKSLPFALLLILLAFLSFQVISFATAAPSSTLSEVEALMKWKASLSAAQALHSWSLPSANSTTNIISPCNWTGISCNILGSVTRISLPSVGLEGKLDNLSFPSFPNLLHLDLSDNTLIGTIPAHLEPLYKLTSLNLSANEIIGSIPLEIGNLVNLNELDLSFNHLDGSIPSTLGNLTKLSILYLDQNQISGSIPSQIGNLQALVELTLYQNNLTGQIPPALGNLSNLTILYLYDNQISGSIPPEVGNLVNLKELSMPTNLLTGSIPSTLGNLSMLTLLHLFENQFSGFIPLELGNLKSLNELSLRSNNLTGPIPPALGKLSNLTILYLYDNQISGSIPPEVGNLVNLKELDMSTNLLTGSIPSTLGNLTKLTVLQLFENQFSGFIPLELGNLKSLNDLSLRSNNLTGPIPPALGNLSNLTILYLYDNQISGSIPPEVGNLVNLKELDMSTNLLTGSIPSTLGNLSMLTVLHLFENQFSGSIPPEVGNLVNLWDLKLSSNFLKGSIPSTLGNLTKLTVLYLFENQISGSIPLELGNLMNLNELVLDSNNLTGPIPPALGNLTNLAVFYLYDNQISGSIPPEVGNLVNLKELDMSTNLLTGSIPSTLGNLSMLTLLHLFENQFSGSIPPEVGNLVNLWDLKLSSNFLTGSIPSTLGNLRKLTVLYLFENQISGSIPLELGNLKSLNDLALYRNNLTGPIPPPLGNLSNLAFLYLYDTQVSGSIPPEVGNLVNLKELDMSTNLLTGSIPSTLGNLSTFTLLNLFENQFSGFIPPEIGNLVNLKELVMSTNLLTRSIPSTLGNLTKLTVLYLDDCQLSGSLPQEMTNMTNLSELQLDGNNFSGHLPHLCHGGSLKAFTAFNNHFTGEIPRTFRNCTSLMRVRLNGNQLAANVSEAFGVYPHLIFMDVSDNMLFGELSPHWGECQNLTKLQLSGNNITGRIPPEIGQLGQLRVLDLSSNHLVGEIPKELGRLTSLYDLTLNDNQLFGQVPQEIGKLSNLEVLDLSMNHLSRPIPPQLGDCSKLRYLKLSENVLNGSIPFQIGNLVYLQGLLDLSHNSLNGKIPPQLAKLIRLENLNLSHNMLTGSIPHSFEEMFSLQSIDFSYNALEGPLPSNKAFRKAPAEAFIKNKSLCGEVQGLRPCNASSISHGDARKRHKVVILIILLFSVLFLLFAIVGIISFIYYQRRRRIEKEVLERSEGNTFSTWNYDGIFTFEDIAEATEGFHDKYCIGTGGYGKVYIANLPAGQVVAIKKLHPLEGGNQSDQRSFRNEIKALTEIRHRNIVKLYGFCSHAQCSFLIYEYMERGSLASILSNDEGAAQLDWTLRVNVIKGVAHALSYMHHDCTLPIVHRDLSSNNVLLNSELEASISDFGTARLLIPDSSNWTALAGTCGYIAPELAYTMRVTEKCDVYSFGVVALEVMMGSHPGELISSLSSSSRQDTLLKDMLDQRLSDPMADVAQEVLFVVSMALACIRPDPDSRPTMRHVAQELSIRGPSFSLQPFHAVTLRQLMDLKV from the exons ATGGCCATACACAAATCTCTCCCCTTTGCTTTACTACTCATTTTGTTagcctttctttctttccaagtAATATCATTTGCAACAGCAGCACCATCATCCACACTCTCAGAAGTAGAGGCTCTCATGAAATGGAAAGCCAGTCTCTCGGCAGCACAGGCTCTCCATTCATGGTCTCTTCCTTCTGCTAATTCTACCACCAACATAATCTCTCCATGCAACTGGACTGGGATCTCATGCAACATCCTTGGAAGTGTAACAAGGATAAGCTTACCGAGTGTAGGTTTGGAAGGTAAGCTCGATAACTTGAGTTTTCCGTCATTTCCAAACCTCCTTCATCTTGATCTCAGCGACAACACACTCATAGGAACCATTCCAGCCCATCTTGAACCTCTTTACAAACTCACGTCCCTGAATCTGTCTGCAAATGAAATAATTGGATCAATACCTCTGGAAATAGGGaatcttgtgaatttgaatgagCTTGACTTGTCCTTTAACCATCTAGATGGTTCCATCCCTTCCACTCTAGGAAATCTGACAAAGCTTTCCATCTTGTACTTGGACCAAAATCAAATCTCTGGTTCTATTCCTTCACAAATCGGAAATCTACAAGCTCTGGTTGAGTTGACGTTGTACCAAAATAATCTGACAGGTCAGATCCCTCCCGCTTTGGGTAATTTGAGCAACCTTACAATTTTGTATCTCTACGACAACCAAATTTCTGGCTCAATTCCACCTGAAGTAGGGAATCTGGTTAATCTCAAAGAGCTTTCCATGCCCACTAACCTTCTAAcgggttctatcccttccactttaggaaatTTGTCCATGCTCACTCTTCTTCATCTGTTTGAAAATCAATTCTCTGGTTTTATTCCTCTAGAACTTGGGAATCTAAAGAGTCTCAATGAGTTATCATTGCGCAGTAACAATCTGACTGGTCCcatccctcctgctttaggtaaaTTGAGCAACCTTACAATTTTGTATCTCTACGACAACCAAATTTCTGGCTCAATTCCACCTGAAGTAGGGAATCTGGTTAATCTGAAAGAGCTTGATATGTCCACtaaccttctaacaggttctatcccttccactttaggaaacTTGACAAAGTTAACTGTCCTCCAACTTTTTGAGAATCAATTCTCTGGTTTTATTCCTCTAGAACTTGGGAATCTAAAGAGTCTCAATGATTTATCATTGCGCAGTAACAATCTGACTGGTCCtatccctcctgctttaggtaatttgagcaaCCTTACAATTTTGTATCTCTACGACAACCAAATTTCTGGCTCAATTCCACCTGAAGTAGGGAATCTGGTTAATCTGAAAGAGCTTGATATGTCCACtaaccttctaacaggttctatcccttccactttggGAAACTTGTCCATGCTCACTGTTCTTCACCTGTTCGAAAATCAATTCTCTGGTTCTATTCCACCTGAAGTAGGGAATCTGGTTAATCTCTGGGATCTCAAGCTATCCAGTAACTTTCTAaaaggttctatcccttccactttagggaacttgacaAAGTTAACTGTCCTCTACCTCTTTgagaatcaaatttctggttctattCCTCTAGAACTCgggaatttaatgaatctcaATGAGCTAGTATTAGACAGTAACAATCTGACCGGTCCtatccctcctgctttaggtaatttgaccAACCTTGCAGTTTTCTATCTCTACGACAACCAAATTTCTGGCTCAATTCCACCTGAAGTAGGGAATCTGGTTAATCTCAAAGAGCTTGACATGTCCACTAACCTTCTAActggttctatcccttccactttaggaaacTTGTCCATGCTCACTCTTCTTCATCTGTTCGAAAATCAATTCTCTGGTTCTATTCCACCTGAAGTAGGGAATCTGGTTAATCTCTGGGATCTCAAGCTATCCAGTAACTTTCTAActggttctatcccttccactttaggaaacTTGAGAAAGTTAACTGTCCTCTACCTCTTTgagaatcaaatttctggttctattCCTCTAGAACTTGGGAATTTAAAGAGTCTCAATGATTTAGCATTGTACCGTAACAATCTGACTGGCCCCATCCCTCCCCctttaggtaatttgagcaaCCTTGCATTTTTGTATCTCTACGATACCCAAGTTTCTGGCTCAATTCCACCTGAAGTAGGGAATCTAGTTAATCTCAAAGAACTTGACATGTCCACtaaccttctaacaggttctatcccttccactttaggaaacTTATCTACGTTCACTCTTCTTAATCTGTTTGAAAATCAATTCTCTGGTTTTATTCCTCCAGAGATAGGGAATCTGGTTAATCTCAAAGAGCTTGTCATGTCCACTAACCTTCTAACacgttctatcccttccactttagggaacttgacCAAGCTTACTGTTTTGTACCTTGATGACTGTCAATTATCTGGTTCCTTGCCTCAAGAAatgacaaacatgacaaatcTTTCTGAACTCCAGTTGGATGGCAACAACTTCTCTGGCCATTTACCTCATTTATGCCATGGTGGATCTCTTAAAGCCTTCACTGCTTTCAACAACCATTTCACCGGTGAGATCCCAAGAACCTTCAGAAATTGCACTAGCTTAATGAGAGTGCGACTCAATGGAAACCAACTTGCAGCAAATGTATCGGAAGCCTTTGGTGTATACCCTCACCTCATATTCATGGATGTCAGTGACAACATGTTGTTTGGTGAACTCTCGCCGCATTGGGGAGAATGCCAAAACTTAACAAAGCTACAACTCTCTGGGAACAATATCACTGGTAGAATTCCTCCTGAGATTGGGCAGTTGGGGCAGCTAAGAGTGCTTGATCTTTCTTCGAACCATTTAGTAGGAGAGATTCCAAAGGAACTTGGGAGGCTAACTTCTTTGTATGACTTGACTTTAAATGATAACCAGCTTTTTGGTCAGGTGCCCCAAGAGATTGGAAAACTATCCAATTTGGAGGTTCTTGACTTGTCAATGAATCACCTAAGTCGTCCAATACCACCTCAATTAGGGGATTGCTCCAAACTCCGGTATCTCAAATTGAGCGAAAACGTTTTGAATGGAAGCATTCCTTTTCAGATTGGTAACCTAGTATACCTACAGGGCTTACTAGATCTAAGTCATAACTCCCTGAATGGAAAGATACCTCCACAGCTAGCAAAATTGATTAGACTGGAAAATTTAAACCTCTCCCATAACATGCTGACAGGCTCCATTCCGCATTCTTTTGAAGAGATGTTCAGCTTGcaatccattgatttttcatacaatgctTTGGAAGGTCCTCTTCCTAGCAACAAAGCCTTTCGGAAGGCTCCAGCAGAGGCATTCATAAAAAACAAAAGCTTATGTGGTGAAGTGCAAGGTTTGCGGCCTTGCAATGCCTCTTCAATAAGTCATGGTGATGCAAGGAAACGCCACAAAGTTGTGATCCTCATTATTCTTCTCTTCTCAGTATTGTTTCTTTTATTTGCAATCGTTGGCATAATTTCTTTCATTTattatcaaagaagaagaagaatagagaaaGAGGTTCTTGAAAGGAGCGAAGGAAATACATTTTCAACATGGAATTATGATGGGATTTTCACGTTTGAAGACATTGCGGAGGCGACAGAGGGTTTTCATGACAAATACTGCATTGGAACTGGAGGGTATGGGAAAGTTTACATAGCAAATCTACCAGCAGGCCAGGTAGTAGCTATAAAGAAACTTCACCCACTCGAAGGTGGGAATCAATCTGATCAAAGAAGTTTTAGGAATGAGATAAAAGCATTAACAGAAATCCGCCATCGCAACATTGTGAAACTTTATGGCTTCTGTTCCCATGCTCAATGCTCATTTCTAATCTATGAGTACATGGAAAGGGGAAGCTTGGCAAGCATCCTAAGCAACGATGAAGGAGCTGCACAGTTGGACTGGACTTTGAGGGTGAATGTTATCAAAGGTGTGGCTCATGCTTTATCTTATATGCATCATGATTGTACCCTACCAATTGTCCATCGAGACCTATCAAGCAACAATGTTCTGTTAAATTCAGAACTTGAGGCTAGTATCTCGGACTTTGGAACTGCACGATTGCTGATACCCGATTCCTCAAATTGGACTGCACTCGCAGGCACTTGCGGATACATCGCTCCGG AGCTTGCATATACAATGAGGGTGACTGAAAAATGCGATGTATATAGCTTTGGTGTTGTGGCACTTGAAGTGATGATGGGAAGTCATCCTGGGGAGCTCATCTCCTCTTTGTCATCATCAAGTAGACAAGATACACTGCTAAAAGATATGTTGGACCAACGTCTCTCAGATCCGATGGCTGATGTTGCACAGGAAGTCTTATTTGTGGTATCCATGGCTCTTGCATGCATTCGGCCAGATCCAGACTCTCGGCCAACCATGCGACATGTGGCTCAGGAGCTTTCTATTAGAGGGCCTTCTTTCTCTCTACAGCCATTCCATGCAGTTACATTACGTCAACTGATGGATCTGAAGGTATAG